One segment of Leguminivora glycinivorella isolate SPB_JAAS2020 chromosome 12, LegGlyc_1.1, whole genome shotgun sequence DNA contains the following:
- the LOC125231944 gene encoding dynein intermediate chain 3, ciliary, whose translation MEKPEKTEIQYEYTKKRRDFGRQCLFEDHGPEVLINIPNNPSHYKNYILRNPVHVAIQNTSTMSEHWINSVRAEYTSSGINHIEGGWPKDINMNDPEATQRYRRKIEKDDAYIHAVMHLGHSMEHNILQNHAIDMYQTYYSELPSIPPVERSSCHTVNVYREPGTRRPVRSLSWQADGGARLATAYADIDLMRNNRAPQVSYIWDIENANAPELTIKPTQPLLDLQYNPRDQNILVGGMLNGQVGWWDMRKGGEAAGVCPPHVAHRDLVRNVLFINSKTGAEFFSSGPDGVVKWWDTRNMSEPTDSMIIDLVKLPTDAQSIENSLGVSALEYEPTIPTRFMVGTETGAVIGGNRKGKNPLEKLPTKYEAHLGPVYALQRNPTFLKNFLTVGDWTARVWSEDCRESSILWTYSHRTKLTDGAWNPIRFSLMLVTQWDGCLSCWDLLRRRSAPIVTAQLCDEPLLRLRPHEGGLLVACGSSKGTVYLAELSQNLGTADKNDKQLLTSILERENKRERILEARMRELRLRMRQDRDGGPQVTETDHTANDKDLEEATAEYMQTVSELQAQQQKTQ comes from the exons ATGGAAAAACCAGAGAAGACTGAAATACAATATGAATATACCAAAAAAAGAAGAGATTTCGGGAGACAATGCTTATTCGAAGACCACGGACCTGAAGTGCTCATCAATATACCAAATAACCCTTCACATTACAAGAACTACATACTACGGAATCCAGTGCATGTGGCTATACAAAATACCAGCACCATGTCAGAGCATTGGATTAATTCAGTAAG agCCGAATACACCAGTTCCGGGATAAATCACATAGAAGGCGGCTGGCCGAAAGATATAAATATGAATGATCCCGAGGCAACACAACGGTACCGTCGCAAGATCGAGAAAGACGACGCGTACATACACGCCGTTATGCATTTGGGTCAT AGTATGGAACACAACATCCTTCAAAATCACGCCATCGACATGTACCAAACGTATTATTCTGAACTCCCCTCGATTCCACCGGTGGAACGAAGCAGTTGTCATACAGTGAACGTGTACAGAGAGCCGGGAACCAGAAGACCCGTGCGATCGCTTTCATGGCAGGCCGATGGAGGAGCTCGTTTAGCCACTGCATATGCTGATATAGATCTCATGAGGAACAATCGAGCTCCACAAGTTTCTTATATTTGGGATATAG AAAATGCTAACGCACCGGAGCTAACGATAAAACCCACGCAACCACTTCTTGATTTGCAGTACAATCCACGAGACCAAAATATACTGGTTGGAGGAATGTTGAATGGCCAG GTGGGTTGGTGGGATATGCGTAAAGGAGGCGAAGCTGCTGGTGTGTGTCCTCCTCACGTGGCTCACCGGGATCTTGTTAGAAACGTTCTGTTTATCAATTCCAAAACGGGCGCTGAATTCTTCTCGTCAGGCCCTGATGGCGTAGTAAAATG GTGGGATACACGGAACATGAGTGAGCCTACAGATTCAATGATTATAGACCTAGTCAAGCTTCCAACGGACGCACAAAGCATAGAGAATTCTTTGGGAGTATCCGCACTGGAATACGAACCAACAATACCTACTAG ATTCATGGTGGGGACTGAAACTGGAGCAGTAATAGGTGGAAATCGTAAAGGAAAAAATCCTCTGGAAAAACTGCCCACCAAA TATGAAGCTCATCTCGGCCCCGTTTACGCTCTGCAGCGCAACCCAACATTTTTGAAAAACTTTCTGACGGTTGGTGACTGGACAGCTCGAGTATGGAGTGAAGATTGTAGGGAGTCCTCTATTCTTTGGACCTATTCGCATCGGACGAAGCTCACGGATGGTGCTTGGAACCCTATTAG ATTTTCGCTTATGCTTGTGACGCAGTGGGATGGATGTTTATCGTGCTGGGACTTATTACGACGACGAAGCGCCCCAATAGTCACAGCGCAACTATGCGACGAGCCTCTATTGAGGTTACGGCCACATGAAGGG GGGCTCCTTGTGGCGTGTGGAAGTAGCAAAGGAACAGTGTATCTGGCAGAGCTGTCACAAAACCTCGGAACAGCTGACAAGAACGACAAACAGCTGCTTACTTCT ATTTTAGAACGAGAAAACAAACGTGAGAGGATACTAGAAGCCCGGATGAGAGAGTTGAGACTGCGGATGCGTCAAGACCGCGACGGCGGTCCGCAGGTCACGGAGACCGACCACACCGCCAACGACAAGGACCTCGAAGAAGCCACGGCGGAGTACATGCAAACCGTCAGCGAACTACAAGCCCAACAACAAAAGACGCAATAA